In Aphelocoma coerulescens isolate FSJ_1873_10779 chromosome 25, UR_Acoe_1.0, whole genome shotgun sequence, a genomic segment contains:
- the SEMA6C gene encoding semaphorin-6C isoform X2, whose product MPGVPLPFVLLLLLLAGVPAQSFPRDLVARSTVGLTATAAYPRFGGLRGDNGTARLGLDFQRMLRLNGTLFVAARDHIYAFELGQDEGTLYPERHLTWEPQDRENCAMRGRRQDECHNYIRVLVPRDAETLLACGTNAFSPLCRTYQVSSLARQGDEVSGQARCPFDAKQSIVALFVDGSLYSATVADFQASDAVIYRSLSPGRAPLRTLKYSSRWLQEPHFVQVLPYGPYVYFFFREVAVELSALGKVLVARVARVCRNDRGGSPRVLERRWTSFLKVRLQCSVPGDTVFYFDVLEAVTPPQTLHGRPAVLALFGTQPNSIPGSAVCAFYLADVERSFEGPFAEPRGATWTPVPEDKVPQPRPGCCAGMGPAAGVVTSGDFPDETLVFAKEHPLLHGAVGPAGGRPLFTRTGTRLTQLAVDTGAGPRGNQTVLFLGAEDGRVLKVLAAAQRPETTQTPGGTPAPGDTRELGDSGAKTLLLEEISLYDPGRCRGPRGTGVPSRVLGLELHLPGRELLVAFAGCLVRLPLSRCAHHGSCRGSCLAARDPYCVWLPSKGCVPFSEDLPSGFQQDVEGSLGISGSCQGPAAVGDGDEDGDMVHEVRHPGPGSAATVPVPVLVGCVLGAFVLGALATGLVAICCQRPAVPKTPPEPPCAPRTPAQPPVPRLYPALPPCPEPPEPPCPEPPALPPARAPRELRRGHSVPLGPAGCPEPPGPGPPAKASLEELLQRLHGSSGGSGWPVTPPGTGSFANRVQPRAAGPGPLFAPHDRAPVRLDVPPDSPPAPRRPLAQSHSLGGTPVSPPGPPRGLTRMHSLGTPGGTPWAPRPGTLERSLSMKPPTLPKPLLLPAAPGRP is encoded by the exons ATGCCGGGGGTCCCGCTGCccttcgtcctcctcctcctcctcctggccgGGGTGCCCGCCCAGTCCTTCCCGCGGGACCTGGTGGCTCGCAGCACCGTGGGGCTGACAG CCACCGCCGCCTACCCGCGCTTCGGGGGTCTCCGGGGGGACAACGGCACGGCCCGGCTCGGCCTCGACTTCCAGCGGATGCTGCGGCTCAACGGGACGCTCTTCGTGGCTGCCCG GGACCACATCTACGCCTTCGAGCTGGGGCAGGACGAGGGGACGCTGTACCCGGAGCGG CACCtcacctgggagccgcaggacAGGGAGAACTGCGCCATGCGGGGCCGGCGGCAG GACGAGTGTCACAACTACATCCGGGTGCTGGTGCCCCGCGACGCCGAGACCCTCCTGGCCTGTGGCACCAACGCCTTCAGCCCCCTGTGCCGCACCTACCAG gtgagcAGCCTGGCACGGCAGGGTGACGAGGTCAGTGGCCAGGCCCGGTGCCCCTTCGATGCCAAGCAAAGCATCGTCGCCCTCTTTGTCG atGGTAGCCTGTACTCGGCCACGGTGGCCGATTTCCAGGCGAGTGATGCCGTGATCTACCGCAGCCTGAGCCCCGGGCGGGCCCCCCTGCGCACCCTCAAATACAGCTCCCGCTGGCTGCAGG agccccactTTGTCCAGGTGCTGCCCTACGGCCCCTACGTCTACTTCTTCTTCAGGGAGGTGGCAGTGGAGCTCAGCGCCCTGGGAAAG GTGTTGGTGGCGCGGGTGGCACGCGTGTGCCGCAATGACCGCGGCGGGTCCCCGCGGGTGCTGGAGCGGCGCTGGACGTCCTTCCTGAAGGTGCGGCTGCAGTGCTCCGTCCCTGGGGACACCGTCTTCTACTTCGATGTCCTGGAGGCCGTGACacccccccagaccctgcacgGGCGCCCCGCTGTGCTCGCCCTCTTTGGCACCCAACCCAACAG CATCCCCGGCTCGGCCGTCTGCGCCTTCTACCTGGCAGATGTGGAGCGCTCCTTCGAGGGTCCCTTCGCTGAGCCTCGAGGGGCCACCTGGACCCCAGTGCCCGAGGACAAGGTCCCTCAGCCCAG GCCGGGCTGTTGTGCCGGGATGGGACCTGCTGCCGGTGTTGTCACCTCTGGGGACTTCCCTGACGAGACGCTGGTGTTCGCCAAGGAGCACCCGCTGCTGCACGGCGCCGTGGGCCCCGCGGGCGGGCGGCCCCTCTTCACCCGCACCGGCACCAG GCTGACCCAGCTGGCCGTGGACACGGGCGCGGGGCCCCGCGGGAACCAGACCGTGCTGTTCCTGGGCGCCGAGGACGGGCGGGTGCTGAAGGTCCTGGCAGCTGCACAACGCCCCGAGACCACCCAGACCCCTGGGGGCACCCCAGCACCGGGGGACACCCGAGAGCTGGGGGACAGCGGTGCCAAGacactgctgctggaggagatcAGCCTCTACGACCCCGGGCG GTGCCGGGGCCCGCGGGGGACCGGGGTCCCCAGCcgggtgctggggctggagctgcacctGCCGGGCCGGGAGCTCCTCGTGGCCTTCGCCGGGTGCCTGGTGCGGCTGCCCCTGAGCCGCTGTGCCCACCACGGCTCCTGCCGAGG gagctgcctggctgCCCGGGACCCCTATTGTGTCTGGCTGCCCTCCAAGGGCTGCGTCCCCTTCTCCGAGGACCTTCC gagcggctTCCAGCAGGACGTGGAGGGATCCCTCGGGATCAGTgggagctgccaag GGCCAGCGGCTGTAGGGGATGGCGACGAGGATGGGGATATGGTCCACG AGGTGCGGCATCCCGGGCCGGGGTCCGCAGCgacggtgccggtgccggtgctcGTGGGCTGCGTGCTGGGCGCCTTCGTCCTGGGGGCCTTGGCCACCGGGCTGGTGGCCATCTGCTGCCAGCGCCCCGCCGTGCCCAAGACCCCTCCGGAGCCACCCTGCGCCCCGCGGACCCCGGCCCAGCCGCCCGTCCCCCGCCTGTACCCCGCGCTGCCGCCCTGCCCGGAGCCCCCCGAGCCGCcctgccccgagccccccgCGCTGCCCCCCGCCCGGGCACCCCGGGAGCTCCGGCGCGGCCACTCCGTCCCGCTGGGCCCCGCGGGCTGCCCGGAGCCCCCCGGGCCGGGACCCCCGGCCAAAGCCtccctggaggagctgctgcagcggcTACACGGGAGCTCGGGGGGCTCGGGGTGGCCCGTGACCCCCCCGGGCACCGGGTCCTTCGCCAACCGGGTGCAGCCTCGCGCCGCGGGGCCCGGGCCACTCTTCGCCCCCCACGACCGAGCCCCGGTGCGCCTGGACGTGCCCCCCGAtagccccccggccccgcggcggccGCTGGCACAGAGCCACTCGCTGGGGGGGACCCCCGTGAGTCCCCCCGGGCCGCCGCGGGGCCTCACCCGCATGCACTcgctggggacaccgggggggacaccctgggcaCCCCGGCCCGGCACCCTGGAGCGCTCCCTGTCCATGAAGCCCCCCACGCTCCCCaagccgctgctgctgcccgcggccccggggcggccCTGA
- the SEMA6C gene encoding semaphorin-6C isoform X1: protein MPGVPLPFVLLLLLLAGVPAQSFPRDLVARSTVGLTATAAYPRFGGLRGDNGTARLGLDFQRMLRLNGTLFVAARDHIYAFELGQDEGTLYPERDECHNYIRVLVPRDAETLLACGTNAFSPLCRTYQVSSLARQGDEVSGQARCPFDAKQSIVALFVDGSLYSATVADFQASDAVIYRSLSPGRAPLRTLKYSSRWLQEPHFVQVLPYGPYVYFFFREVAVELSALGKVLVARVARVCRNDRGGSPRVLERRWTSFLKVRLQCSVPGDTVFYFDVLEAVTPPQTLHGRPAVLALFGTQPNSIPGSAVCAFYLADVERSFEGPFAEPRGATWTPVPEDKVPQPRPGCCAGMGPAAGVVTSGDFPDETLVFAKEHPLLHGAVGPAGGRPLFTRTGTRLTQLAVDTGAGPRGNQTVLFLGAEDGRVLKVLAAAQRPETTQTPGGTPAPGDTRELGDSGAKTLLLEEISLYDPGRCRGPRGTGVPSRVLGLELHLPGRELLVAFAGCLVRLPLSRCAHHGSCRGSCLAARDPYCVWLPSKGCVPFSEDLPSGFQQDVEGSLGISGSCQGPAAVGDGDEDGDMVHEVRHPGPGSAATVPVPVLVGCVLGAFVLGALATGLVAICCQRPAVPKTPPEPPCAPRTPAQPPVPRLYPALPPCPEPPEPPCPEPPALPPARAPRELRRGHSVPLGPAGCPEPPGPGPPAKASLEELLQRLHGSSGGSGWPVTPPGTGSFANRVQPRAAGPGPLFAPHDRAPVRLDVPPDSPPAPRRPLAQSHSLGGTPVSPPGPPRGLTRMHSLGTPGGTPWAPRPGTLERSLSMKPPTLPKPLLLPAAPGRP, encoded by the exons ATGCCGGGGGTCCCGCTGCccttcgtcctcctcctcctcctcctggccgGGGTGCCCGCCCAGTCCTTCCCGCGGGACCTGGTGGCTCGCAGCACCGTGGGGCTGACAG CCACCGCCGCCTACCCGCGCTTCGGGGGTCTCCGGGGGGACAACGGCACGGCCCGGCTCGGCCTCGACTTCCAGCGGATGCTGCGGCTCAACGGGACGCTCTTCGTGGCTGCCCG GGACCACATCTACGCCTTCGAGCTGGGGCAGGACGAGGGGACGCTGTACCCGGAGCGG GACGAGTGTCACAACTACATCCGGGTGCTGGTGCCCCGCGACGCCGAGACCCTCCTGGCCTGTGGCACCAACGCCTTCAGCCCCCTGTGCCGCACCTACCAG gtgagcAGCCTGGCACGGCAGGGTGACGAGGTCAGTGGCCAGGCCCGGTGCCCCTTCGATGCCAAGCAAAGCATCGTCGCCCTCTTTGTCG atGGTAGCCTGTACTCGGCCACGGTGGCCGATTTCCAGGCGAGTGATGCCGTGATCTACCGCAGCCTGAGCCCCGGGCGGGCCCCCCTGCGCACCCTCAAATACAGCTCCCGCTGGCTGCAGG agccccactTTGTCCAGGTGCTGCCCTACGGCCCCTACGTCTACTTCTTCTTCAGGGAGGTGGCAGTGGAGCTCAGCGCCCTGGGAAAG GTGTTGGTGGCGCGGGTGGCACGCGTGTGCCGCAATGACCGCGGCGGGTCCCCGCGGGTGCTGGAGCGGCGCTGGACGTCCTTCCTGAAGGTGCGGCTGCAGTGCTCCGTCCCTGGGGACACCGTCTTCTACTTCGATGTCCTGGAGGCCGTGACacccccccagaccctgcacgGGCGCCCCGCTGTGCTCGCCCTCTTTGGCACCCAACCCAACAG CATCCCCGGCTCGGCCGTCTGCGCCTTCTACCTGGCAGATGTGGAGCGCTCCTTCGAGGGTCCCTTCGCTGAGCCTCGAGGGGCCACCTGGACCCCAGTGCCCGAGGACAAGGTCCCTCAGCCCAG GCCGGGCTGTTGTGCCGGGATGGGACCTGCTGCCGGTGTTGTCACCTCTGGGGACTTCCCTGACGAGACGCTGGTGTTCGCCAAGGAGCACCCGCTGCTGCACGGCGCCGTGGGCCCCGCGGGCGGGCGGCCCCTCTTCACCCGCACCGGCACCAG GCTGACCCAGCTGGCCGTGGACACGGGCGCGGGGCCCCGCGGGAACCAGACCGTGCTGTTCCTGGGCGCCGAGGACGGGCGGGTGCTGAAGGTCCTGGCAGCTGCACAACGCCCCGAGACCACCCAGACCCCTGGGGGCACCCCAGCACCGGGGGACACCCGAGAGCTGGGGGACAGCGGTGCCAAGacactgctgctggaggagatcAGCCTCTACGACCCCGGGCG GTGCCGGGGCCCGCGGGGGACCGGGGTCCCCAGCcgggtgctggggctggagctgcacctGCCGGGCCGGGAGCTCCTCGTGGCCTTCGCCGGGTGCCTGGTGCGGCTGCCCCTGAGCCGCTGTGCCCACCACGGCTCCTGCCGAGG gagctgcctggctgCCCGGGACCCCTATTGTGTCTGGCTGCCCTCCAAGGGCTGCGTCCCCTTCTCCGAGGACCTTCC gagcggctTCCAGCAGGACGTGGAGGGATCCCTCGGGATCAGTgggagctgccaag GGCCAGCGGCTGTAGGGGATGGCGACGAGGATGGGGATATGGTCCACG AGGTGCGGCATCCCGGGCCGGGGTCCGCAGCgacggtgccggtgccggtgctcGTGGGCTGCGTGCTGGGCGCCTTCGTCCTGGGGGCCTTGGCCACCGGGCTGGTGGCCATCTGCTGCCAGCGCCCCGCCGTGCCCAAGACCCCTCCGGAGCCACCCTGCGCCCCGCGGACCCCGGCCCAGCCGCCCGTCCCCCGCCTGTACCCCGCGCTGCCGCCCTGCCCGGAGCCCCCCGAGCCGCcctgccccgagccccccgCGCTGCCCCCCGCCCGGGCACCCCGGGAGCTCCGGCGCGGCCACTCCGTCCCGCTGGGCCCCGCGGGCTGCCCGGAGCCCCCCGGGCCGGGACCCCCGGCCAAAGCCtccctggaggagctgctgcagcggcTACACGGGAGCTCGGGGGGCTCGGGGTGGCCCGTGACCCCCCCGGGCACCGGGTCCTTCGCCAACCGGGTGCAGCCTCGCGCCGCGGGGCCCGGGCCACTCTTCGCCCCCCACGACCGAGCCCCGGTGCGCCTGGACGTGCCCCCCGAtagccccccggccccgcggcggccGCTGGCACAGAGCCACTCGCTGGGGGGGACCCCCGTGAGTCCCCCCGGGCCGCCGCGGGGCCTCACCCGCATGCACTcgctggggacaccgggggggacaccctgggcaCCCCGGCCCGGCACCCTGGAGCGCTCCCTGTCCATGAAGCCCCCCACGCTCCCCaagccgctgctgctgcccgcggccccggggcggccCTGA